One genomic window of Caldivirga maquilingensis IC-167 includes the following:
- a CDS encoding CBS domain-containing protein, whose protein sequence is MKASELITRKSPIVIKVGSPVMEAIKLMADNNVGLVVIVDSPENKKVLGVISERDVIRALAKGIDISKATVEQVGTMGNIVSVKYYDYITTVARLMNERQVRHVVVIDDDNRVVSVISIRDLLKEKEVIDSLARLRPHPPVRE, encoded by the coding sequence GTGAAGGCTTCAGAATTAATAACTAGGAAAAGTCCAATAGTCATTAAGGTTGGTTCCCCAGTAATGGAGGCTATTAAACTCATGGCAGATAATAACGTAGGACTGGTGGTTATTGTTGATTCCCCTGAGAATAAAAAGGTCCTGGGAGTCATAAGTGAGAGGGATGTGATCAGGGCATTGGCTAAGGGTATTGATATTAGTAAGGCCACTGTGGAGCAAGTGGGGACAATGGGTAATATAGTCTCAGTTAAGTACTATGATTACATCACCACTGTTGCAAGGTTAATGAATGAGAGGCAGGTTAGGCACGTGGTGGTTATTGATGATGATAATAGGGTTGTGAGTGTAATATCAATTAGGGATCTTTTAAAGGAGAAGGAGGTTATTGATTCATTAGCCAGACTCCGTCCCCATCCACCTGTTAGAGAGTAG
- a CDS encoding NifB/NifX family molybdenum-iron cluster-binding protein — MIVCTTVNDDYRVEVFSKATKLILMDTNRKIIHVEDNPALLSTSKRPTVANRCVELGADVVIAAHGSVCYPSYRILKQHNVRIYVTEPGSDLSSVNVTPINQWEVLYSSIVAVLERLSGH; from the coding sequence ATGATAGTGTGCACCACGGTTAATGATGACTACAGGGTTGAGGTATTCTCAAAGGCTACTAAACTCATATTAATGGATACTAATAGGAAGATAATACACGTTGAGGATAATCCAGCATTACTTAGTACAAGCAAAAGACCCACAGTGGCTAATAGGTGTGTTGAGCTTGGGGCGGACGTGGTTATCGCCGCTCACGGCTCAGTATGCTACCCATCCTACCGCATATTGAAGCAGCATAACGTGAGAATCTACGTTACTGAACCAGGCTCAGACTTAAGCAGTGTTAACGTAACACCCATTAACCAGTGGGAGGTTCTTTACTCAAGTATAGTAGCAGTACTTGAGAGGCTGAGTGGGCATTAA
- a CDS encoding ATP-dependent DNA helicase: MINTKVSKYLPYVGWRPLQAKIADFIYSNLGEGKGIVVEAPTGVGKTAAALAAALAYSEGEPIKIIYMIRTNNQAAAPMRELSRMLKIRGVFIPYVLIRNRARMCCISSTSRLPYRDFLMECNYLKRTGECNYYVKLKSNGVDSSLFMDTVAGLESPGEYVKSVCKLGVCPYDASRMLIDESRVIILSYYYLFSLNAPEVVDVDLKSSILIIDEAHNLPYAILDLNTQYLTEAMVKVALSDVKRFVNDVNVKAGALRALASIRALFRDLFNDVSEQGERRVDSSKILEYFNDIEYLTEASSEVLASKRSRGILLAGTPLSDIIDFYRSVIKMPKDKALFLSMGNDGKAIVSRLMDPSAAASGVMNNAYSFIVMSGTMPPTRLFTSLLGVKVKVSELRIGLTEYVKSSNVKAVVYGEVTTKYTERSEEQYSRIAQALISIYDAVKHGVLAVFPSYDTLKATRKYIRHGVDLIVEIGTTTIEDVLESIKVNPHKLILAVAGGKLVEGIEFRFNDVNYIDAVAIVGVPYPEPNDFMNGLVDVVKSRANYDDAWHAVYTWNALVKVKQAIGRGLRSDKDRVFIILMDYRFRDNPVIWREMTNYLPNIEVASNEDELISMLREFTSINTNQ, translated from the coding sequence ATGATTAATACTAAGGTGAGTAAGTACTTACCGTACGTTGGTTGGAGGCCTCTTCAAGCTAAGATTGCGGACTTCATATACAGTAACCTAGGGGAGGGTAAGGGTATTGTGGTTGAGGCACCCACTGGTGTGGGTAAGACTGCAGCAGCCCTGGCTGCTGCCTTAGCCTACAGTGAGGGTGAGCCTATTAAGATTATTTACATGATTAGGACTAATAATCAGGCTGCTGCACCCATGAGGGAGTTGAGTAGGATGCTTAAGATTAGGGGAGTCTTCATACCTTATGTCCTAATTAGGAATAGGGCCAGAATGTGTTGTATTTCATCAACATCCAGGTTACCCTACAGGGACTTCCTAATGGAGTGTAATTACTTGAAGAGGACGGGGGAATGTAACTACTACGTTAAGTTGAAGAGCAATGGGGTAGATAGTAGCTTATTCATGGATACTGTGGCTGGCTTAGAGTCACCGGGTGAGTACGTTAAGTCAGTGTGCAAGTTAGGTGTGTGCCCTTATGATGCATCAAGGATGCTTATAGATGAGTCAAGGGTTATAATACTATCCTACTACTACTTATTCTCCCTAAACGCTCCCGAGGTGGTTGACGTTGACTTAAAGTCATCAATACTTATAATTGATGAGGCACATAACCTCCCCTACGCCATACTTGACTTAAACACCCAGTACTTGACTGAGGCCATGGTTAAGGTGGCCTTATCTGATGTTAAGAGATTTGTGAATGATGTTAACGTTAAGGCAGGTGCATTAAGGGCCTTGGCATCGATTAGAGCCCTCTTCAGGGACTTATTCAACGACGTGAGTGAGCAGGGTGAACGTAGGGTTGATTCAAGTAAGATCCTGGAGTACTTCAATGATATTGAATACTTGACTGAAGCCTCCAGTGAGGTTTTAGCCAGTAAGAGGAGTAGGGGTATTCTTCTTGCCGGTACCCCATTGAGTGATATTATTGATTTCTATAGGTCAGTAATTAAGATGCCTAAGGATAAGGCGCTCTTCCTATCCATGGGTAATGATGGTAAGGCTATTGTAAGTAGGTTAATGGATCCATCAGCGGCGGCTTCAGGGGTAATGAATAATGCCTACAGTTTCATAGTTATGAGCGGTACGATGCCGCCTACAAGGCTCTTCACAAGTCTACTTGGGGTTAAGGTTAAGGTTAGTGAGTTGAGGATTGGGTTAACTGAGTACGTTAAGTCCTCTAATGTTAAGGCTGTTGTTTACGGTGAAGTTACCACGAAGTATACTGAGAGGAGTGAGGAGCAGTACAGTAGGATTGCTCAAGCACTGATAAGCATATATGATGCGGTAAAGCATGGTGTATTAGCCGTCTTCCCATCGTACGATACCCTTAAGGCTACTAGGAAGTATATTAGGCATGGAGTTGACTTAATTGTTGAGATAGGTACAACAACCATAGAGGATGTTCTAGAGTCAATTAAAGTTAATCCACATAAATTAATACTGGCTGTGGCTGGAGGTAAGTTAGTTGAGGGCATTGAGTTCAGGTTCAATGATGTTAATTACATAGATGCCGTGGCTATAGTTGGTGTACCTTACCCTGAGCCGAACGACTTCATGAATGGGCTAGTGGATGTGGTTAAGTCAAGGGCTAATTACGATGACGCATGGCACGCCGTCTACACATGGAACGCCTTAGTTAAGGTTAAGCAAGCCATAGGCAGGGGGCTTAGGTCAGATAAGGATAGGGTCTTCATAATATTAATGGATTATAGGTTCAGGGATAATCCAGTAATTTGGAGGGAGATGACGAATTACCTACCTAACATTGAGGTTGCCTCAAATGAGGACGAGTTAATAAGCATGCTTAGGGAGTTCACCTCAATAAACACTAATCAGTGA
- a CDS encoding substrate-binding domain-containing protein codes for MSSRIVRFRGVDIRIEVIELLKLIKKYGSLSKAAKLLNIPYSTAFRLIKEAEVALSEALVEGIRGGSGGGYSRLTKLGEELLLTFSEGDLRGRLIVASSHDELLSYILDNHASVTWVGSMNGLSMLLMNKAQVAGVHLSSIYGSNLSLLKALGVLDELTLVRGYGRVIGIGYREGLGSMSLKDLIDGVRKGRLIMVKRNPGSGTRLLSELWLRRMSISNPQSLSRVAWTHDDVAKAIIRGEADYGFITQYHAEKWGLGFIKITQEDYDIVVRRDSIDEAQQLLEALRGLRGLNIKGYLIGSDIGQIIELNH; via the coding sequence ATGAGCAGTAGGATTGTTAGGTTTAGGGGTGTTGACATTAGGATTGAGGTCATTGAATTACTTAAGTTAATAAAGAAGTATGGTTCATTAAGCAAGGCAGCTAAACTACTCAACATACCCTACTCCACAGCCTTTAGACTAATTAAGGAGGCTGAGGTCGCGTTATCAGAGGCTTTAGTGGAGGGTATTAGGGGTGGTTCAGGCGGTGGTTATAGTAGATTAACAAAGCTTGGTGAGGAACTCCTGCTGACTTTCAGTGAAGGTGACTTAAGGGGCAGGTTAATAGTAGCCAGTAGTCATGATGAACTCCTCTCCTACATTCTAGATAATCACGCCTCAGTGACTTGGGTTGGGTCAATGAATGGTTTATCAATGCTGCTTATGAATAAGGCCCAGGTAGCTGGGGTGCACTTATCTTCAATATACGGTAGCAACCTAAGCTTACTTAAGGCACTTGGGGTACTAGATGAGTTAACCCTGGTAAGGGGTTATGGTAGGGTTATTGGAATAGGGTACAGGGAGGGGTTGGGTTCAATGAGCCTTAAGGACCTCATTGATGGGGTTAGGAAGGGTAGGTTAATAATGGTTAAGAGGAATCCTGGTTCAGGAACGAGGCTACTTAGTGAATTATGGTTAAGGAGAATGAGCATCAGTAACCCGCAATCACTTAGTAGGGTTGCCTGGACTCATGATGATGTGGCTAAGGCTATAATAAGAGGTGAAGCTGATTACGGCTTCATAACGCAGTATCATGCTGAAAAATGGGGTTTAGGTTTCATTAAGATTACGCAGGAGGACTATGATATAGTTGTGAGGAGGGATTCAATCGATGAGGCTCAGCAGCTTCTAGAGGCCTTAAGGGGGTTAAGGGGCCTTAACATTAAGGGTTATTTAATAGGTAGTGATATTGGGCAAATTATAGAATTAAACCATTGA